A portion of the Cryptomeria japonica chromosome 5, Sugi_1.0, whole genome shotgun sequence genome contains these proteins:
- the LOC131032750 gene encoding auxin-responsive protein SAUR15 produces MARTKRNPCGVFLNHIKEFYCLVRAQKAAGPSLSPEKRKYFTLEDGTRKSSSSSNDVPKGHFAVYVGHDRTRFIVPTAYLNDSLFKALLQKSEEEYGFDHQMGITIPCEKVAFRYLTSMLGKKNPELKSLELDEIISAYCYREMDCES; encoded by the coding sequence ATGGCAAGAACAAAGAGAAACCCCTGTGGTGTATTTTTGAATCATATAAAAGAGTTTTATTGTTTGGTCCGTGCCCAAAAGGCAGCTGGGCCTTCACTCTCTCCTGAAAAGAGAAAGTATTTCACATTGGAAGATGGCACTAGAAAATCATCGTCATCATCTAATGATGTTCCCAAGGGACATTTTGCAGTATATGTTGGGCATGATAGAACTAGGTTTATCGTCCCAACAGCTTATTTGAATGATTCCCTGTTCAAGGCATTGCTGCAGAAGTCCGAGGAAGAATATGGGTTTGATCATCAGATGGGCATCACCATTCCCTGTGAGAAAGTTGCTTTCAGGTATCTGACATCCATGTTAGGGAAAAAGAATCCAGAGCTTAAAAGTTTGGAGCTGGATGAGATCATTAGTGCATACTGTTATAGAGAGATGGACTGTGAAAGTTAG